In a single window of the Streptomyces cinnabarinus genome:
- a CDS encoding 3-dehydroquinate synthase: MPLGHGTLDLREDPDGTLAVAVTRQDTYPVIIGPGKLDTLPALTERLGLTDSTFVITDTDVADVLLQRTLDVFRDSGVRAEPIIIPSGEASKSWPVLQSVIEALLSRGVKRRSVLVALGGGVVVDSVGFVASVVMRGLPYINVPTSLVAQLDAAIGGKTGIDHNGSKNLLGGFYHPAAVLIDPELLRTLPPREIRGGLAEAVKVGILHQPLFNKLEKLDQSTPYDIDALTAITRDAATYKMHLLKDDPFERSLVRLLNLGHSFGHALEAATRFEVYRHGEAIAVGIALATMMSRHRGLCDAQTKDRILACLDHCGLQVALPSSQTAATWAEIDVIRRIRNGVLNEVLPVSIGECVVVDEVSHEEFRAATDALAVEARTFPPRATAGQR, translated from the coding sequence ACGTGAGGACCCCGACGGAACACTCGCCGTCGCGGTGACACGCCAGGACACGTACCCGGTGATCATCGGCCCGGGCAAGCTCGACACCCTGCCGGCGCTGACCGAACGGCTGGGTCTGACCGACTCCACGTTCGTCATCACCGACACCGATGTCGCCGACGTACTGCTCCAGCGCACCCTCGACGTCTTCCGCGACAGCGGCGTCCGGGCGGAGCCGATCATCATCCCCTCCGGGGAGGCATCCAAGTCCTGGCCCGTGCTCCAGAGCGTGATCGAGGCGCTGCTCAGCCGGGGCGTGAAGCGGCGCTCGGTGCTGGTGGCGCTGGGCGGGGGTGTGGTGGTCGACTCCGTCGGGTTCGTGGCGTCGGTCGTCATGCGAGGGCTGCCGTACATCAATGTCCCGACCTCGCTGGTGGCCCAGCTGGACGCGGCCATCGGCGGCAAGACGGGCATCGACCACAACGGCTCCAAGAACCTCCTCGGCGGCTTCTACCACCCGGCGGCCGTCCTGATCGACCCCGAACTGCTGCGCACCCTGCCCCCACGCGAGATCCGGGGCGGACTGGCCGAGGCGGTGAAGGTGGGCATCCTCCACCAACCGCTCTTCAACAAACTGGAGAAGCTCGACCAGAGCACCCCCTACGACATCGACGCGCTCACCGCCATCACCCGCGACGCCGCCACCTACAAGATGCACCTGCTCAAGGACGACCCCTTCGAGCGGTCCCTGGTACGGCTGCTCAACCTGGGCCACTCCTTCGGGCACGCGCTGGAGGCGGCGACCCGGTTCGAGGTGTACCGCCACGGCGAGGCGATAGCCGTGGGCATAGCCCTGGCCACGATGATGAGCCGGCACCGCGGACTGTGCGACGCGCAGACCAAGGACCGCATCCTCGCCTGCCTCGACCACTGCGGTCTCCAGGTCGCCCTGCCCTCCTCCCAGACGGCCGCCACCTGGGCGGAGATCGACGTCATCCGCCGGATCCGCAACGGCGTGCTCAACGAAGTGCTCCCCGTCTCGATCGGGGAGTGCGTGGTCGTCGACGAGGTCTCGCACGAGGAGTTCAGGGCGGCCACCGACGCGCTGGCCGTCGAGGCGAGGACCTTTCCCCCGCGAGCCACCGCCGGCCAGCGGTGA